In Aquimarina sp. TRL1, a single window of DNA contains:
- a CDS encoding uracil-DNA glycosylase family protein — protein sequence MDTLLEEIKKCNYCLSNLPNGVNPVVTAHPKSSIIIIGQAPGSIVHKTGIPWDDKSGERLRQWLAVDKETFYTPEKFALVPMGFCYPGKGKTGDLPPRKECAPLWHKKVLSAIPDKKLIILIGTYAQSYYLKDLKKSTLTDTVKNFRTYLPTYLPLPHPSPRNNIWLKKNQWFEKEVLPEVQKITAQI from the coding sequence ATGGATACCCTATTAGAAGAAATAAAAAAATGTAACTACTGTTTATCTAATTTACCAAATGGAGTAAATCCGGTTGTTACTGCTCACCCTAAAAGTAGTATTATTATAATAGGACAAGCTCCTGGCAGTATTGTACATAAAACAGGGATTCCGTGGGACGATAAAAGTGGTGAACGATTGCGACAATGGCTGGCTGTTGATAAAGAGACGTTTTACACTCCAGAAAAATTTGCGCTTGTCCCTATGGGGTTTTGCTACCCGGGTAAAGGAAAAACCGGAGACCTTCCTCCAAGAAAAGAATGCGCCCCACTATGGCATAAAAAAGTACTATCTGCTATCCCTGATAAAAAACTAATCATACTCATTGGTACATATGCACAGTCTTATTATCTCAAAGATCTCAAGAAAAGTACACTCACCGATACCGTAAAAAATTTCAGAACGTATTTACCTACCTACCTACCTCTTCCCCACCCCTCACCCCGCAATAATATCTGGCTTAAAAAAAATCAATGGTTTGAAAAAGAGGTATTGCCGGAAGTTCAAAAAATAACGGCTCAGATATAA
- a CDS encoding phosphoribosyl-AMP cyclohydrolase has translation MEHQKNVMTNSETLATITEKEILAAQKAWGEGIVKIGTVFQENGDYQAAATEHINEFYNYKEGEVLFKPTLVSAKQFRKNFEGALSYFIGGNKSFSEDHGFAIKPWSAVRWENIGTKIIGNMAVAMGNYYFTPVAGGDDVKVEYSFAYTKNSQGELKIILHDSHIPYSPVAAS, from the coding sequence ATGGAACATCAAAAAAATGTTATGACAAACTCAGAGACTCTAGCTACTATTACAGAAAAAGAAATTCTAGCCGCTCAAAAAGCATGGGGAGAAGGCATTGTAAAAATTGGTACTGTTTTTCAGGAAAATGGAGATTATCAAGCAGCTGCAACCGAGCATATTAATGAGTTTTACAACTATAAAGAAGGAGAAGTTTTATTTAAACCAACTCTTGTGTCAGCTAAACAATTCCGAAAAAACTTTGAAGGTGCTTTATCTTATTTTATCGGAGGAAATAAAAGTTTTTCAGAAGATCACGGATTCGCAATAAAACCATGGTCAGCTGTTCGATGGGAAAATATTGGAACCAAAATTATTGGTAATATGGCTGTTGCAATGGGAAATTATTATTTTACTCCTGTGGCAGGAGGAGATGATGTAAAAGTGGAATACTCATTTGCCTATACTAAAAATAGTCAAGGAGAATTAAAAATTATTCTTCATGACTCTCATATTCCTTATTCGCCAGTTGCCGCAAGCTAA
- a CDS encoding S8 family serine peptidase codes for MQNIIYKIAPLMLLFFAVNVFGQKQSDTFYYYKGEKFFLDIDTKTISISFEGENSINSFKSLRSNSIKIKEIVEDNSRATLVSLDANANSKKAVKSYYMEVSTSKNITIADYYKEIESYKKLPNILMVSPTYTTKSGGELGLSNNFYVKLKDKNDIDILYKKAKEMDLEVLGHDKFMPLWFTLSVTSKNKLNSIQLANIFYETGLFESTEPAFRYHNIETSNDTYFNNQWSLNNTGQNGGTAGIDIKIEEAWSITTGNPSIKTAVYDHGLEMNHPDLQANVYGTGFDANNGTSPATVRGSHGTACAGIIGAVKDNNLGISGVAPTSKLMSISINLKSSDTPSQLASGFNWAWQNGADVISNSWGGYAPSSIIDNAIKNTLTKGREGKGCVIVFAAGNENNTNIRYPGNSNPDLLIVGAMSPCAERKNPNSCDGESNWGSCFGTQLDIVAPGVKMPTTDNQGRNGYSSTDYTQTFNGTSSACPVVAGVAALILSVNPNLTFSEVNTIIEQSAQKVGTYRYATTGGRPNGTWNNQMGYGLVDAHQAVLLAQGNSDSQAPTAPSNLVSTGKTKTSVSLSWTASTDNVGVTGYEIYQDDVVVATVAATSETINGLTANTTYRFKVRAKDAAGNYSAFSNIISVKTLEGTGGDCQKVTGVTATDIKDVSATINWNVADGTTTYIVEYKKTTANAYTIVEATSNTLGLKNLSPETTYQLRIKYTCTGTTGDICEGVAPWRSGVNYQPGDKVVYLNTLYRKTSNSWENLGRCGTTGNAQGTDAPYSDIITFTTKKTPGGGICDGVAPWRSGVRYQPGDKVVYNDTLYQKNASGGWDNLGSCNGSKMLTSMTSSPPLTTELAIYQEPFSGTLSISLPEALLKSSSYRIFDVTGKVIMSGEKAKKIDVGTIENGMYILKISSGKNSYVKRFVKH; via the coding sequence ATGCAAAACATAATATATAAAATAGCACCATTGATGTTACTGTTTTTTGCAGTAAATGTCTTTGGACAAAAACAATCAGATACTTTCTATTACTACAAAGGAGAAAAATTCTTTTTAGATATAGATACTAAAACTATTTCTATTTCATTTGAGGGAGAAAATTCTATTAACTCTTTTAAATCTTTGCGTAGTAATTCAATAAAAATAAAAGAAATAGTTGAAGATAATTCGAGAGCTACTTTAGTTTCATTAGATGCTAACGCAAATTCTAAGAAAGCTGTAAAAAGCTATTATATGGAAGTGTCTACAAGCAAAAATATAACTATAGCAGATTATTATAAAGAGATCGAATCTTATAAGAAATTACCTAATATTTTAATGGTTTCTCCAACATATACAACAAAGAGTGGAGGAGAATTAGGGTTGTCAAATAATTTCTATGTAAAACTTAAAGATAAAAACGACATTGATATTCTCTATAAAAAAGCAAAAGAGATGGATCTAGAAGTATTAGGTCATGATAAGTTCATGCCGCTTTGGTTTACGCTTTCTGTAACATCCAAAAATAAATTAAATTCAATACAGCTTGCTAACATTTTTTACGAAACAGGTTTGTTTGAGAGTACAGAACCTGCTTTCAGGTATCACAATATAGAAACTTCGAATGATACTTATTTCAATAACCAATGGTCTTTAAATAATACAGGGCAGAATGGAGGAACCGCAGGAATTGATATCAAAATAGAGGAAGCTTGGAGCATAACTACTGGAAATCCAAGTATCAAAACAGCTGTGTATGATCATGGATTAGAAATGAATCATCCAGATTTACAGGCTAATGTTTACGGAACAGGGTTTGACGCTAATAACGGAACATCCCCAGCTACAGTAAGAGGAAGTCATGGAACTGCTTGTGCTGGTATTATAGGAGCTGTTAAAGACAATAATTTAGGAATTTCGGGTGTTGCACCTACTTCAAAATTAATGTCTATTAGTATAAATCTTAAAAGTTCAGATACTCCGTCTCAATTAGCAAGTGGTTTTAATTGGGCATGGCAAAATGGAGCAGATGTGATTAGTAATTCTTGGGGAGGATATGCCCCATCAAGCATTATAGATAATGCTATCAAAAATACATTAACTAAAGGTAGAGAAGGAAAAGGTTGTGTCATTGTTTTTGCTGCAGGTAATGAGAATAACACAAATATTCGATACCCAGGAAATAGTAATCCAGATTTATTAATAGTAGGAGCAATGAGTCCTTGTGCAGAGCGTAAAAATCCAAACTCTTGTGATGGAGAGAGTAATTGGGGGAGTTGTTTTGGAACCCAATTGGATATTGTAGCTCCTGGAGTAAAAATGCCTACTACAGACAATCAGGGTAGAAATGGATATTCTTCAACAGATTATACGCAAACTTTTAACGGAACTTCATCGGCATGTCCAGTAGTAGCAGGAGTTGCAGCACTAATATTAAGCGTTAATCCAAACTTAACATTTAGTGAGGTAAATACAATTATCGAGCAATCTGCTCAGAAAGTAGGAACATATAGATATGCTACTACAGGAGGGCGTCCAAATGGAACTTGGAATAACCAAATGGGGTATGGTTTGGTTGATGCACATCAAGCAGTCTTATTAGCTCAAGGGAATTCTGATTCTCAAGCTCCAACTGCACCATCTAATCTGGTCTCTACTGGAAAAACTAAAACTAGTGTAAGTTTAAGTTGGACAGCCTCAACAGACAATGTAGGAGTAACTGGATATGAAATTTATCAAGATGATGTTGTAGTTGCGACAGTAGCAGCAACTAGCGAAACAATTAATGGACTCACAGCAAATACTACATATCGTTTTAAAGTCAGAGCAAAAGATGCAGCAGGAAACTATTCGGCATTTTCTAATATCATTTCTGTTAAAACATTAGAAGGTACAGGAGGCGATTGCCAGAAAGTAACAGGGGTAACAGCTACTGATATAAAAGATGTGTCGGCTACTATTAATTGGAATGTTGCAGATGGAACGACTACTTATATTGTGGAATATAAAAAGACTACTGCTAATGCTTATACAATAGTTGAAGCTACATCAAACACTTTAGGGTTGAAAAATCTTAGTCCGGAAACAACCTATCAGTTACGTATAAAATATACCTGTACAGGAACTACTGGAGATATCTGTGAAGGGGTTGCTCCATGGAGATCAGGAGTAAATTATCAGCCTGGAGACAAGGTAGTATATCTGAACACCTTATATCGAAAAACCAGTAATAGTTGGGAAAACTTAGGAAGATGTGGTACTACAGGAAATGCACAAGGAACAGATGCTCCGTATTCAGATATAATAACATTTACAACCAAGAAAACTCCCGGAGGAGGAATTTGTGATGGAGTAGCACCATGGAGGTCAGGCGTGAGATATCAACCTGGGGATAAGGTAGTATATAATGATACCTTGTATCAAAAAAATGCTTCAGGAGGTTGGGATAACCTAGGTTCATGTAATGGAAGTAAGATGCTAACCTCTATGACATCATCCCCTCCATTAACCACAGAACTAGCGATTTATCAGGAACCATTCTCTGGTACGTTATCAATTTCTCTGCCAGAAGCACTACTTAAATCATCATCATATCGCATATTTGATGTAACAGGAAAAGTTATTATGAGCGGAGAAAAAGCTAAGAAAATAGATGTAGGAACGATAGAGAACGGAATGTATATTTTAAAAATCTCATCCGGAAAGAACAGTTATGTAAAACGTTTCGTGAAACATTAA
- a CDS encoding DNA mismatch repair protein MutS — translation MIRISDKTLKDLEFDIILSQITELCTTDYGKQKVAQITPLPDKESLHISLQQVAEYKSSSLQDARIPNHGFDAINKEIQLLKIENTFLEASNLKKIVSISITANELLYFFRKYKELYPILHRTSSALPFTKEIIVLIEAIIDKFGEIKDNASATLQGLRREINSVQGKLNGSFGKDLARYNSFGYLDDIKESVVDNRRVLAVKAMHRRKVKGAIMGNSKTGSIVYIEPEATLQYSRELANLKYEEREEVVKILKELTNKLRPFTDLLQEYQEYLSNVDLIAAKTKYAYLINGVLPKITEAKEVTLKDAYHPLLYLTNKEKGEKTYPQSISLDPTNRIIVISGPNAGGKSITLKTVGLLQLMLQSGILIPVHEYSRMCIFDRILTDIGDNQSIENHLSTYSYRLKNMNYFLRKCNDSTLFLIDEFGTGSDPELGGALAEAFLEYFYDKESYGIITTHYANLKMLANELPHMTNANMLFNAKTLEPLFKLHLGEAGSSFTFEVAQKNGIPYNLINKAKKKVQRGKIRFDKSIADLQKERSKLQKTTDNLKKKELEAITEKEQLEKTNQRIQEKLESYQELYDSNQRMIYLGQKINDLGETYFNNKKKKELFAEFFKIIQVENSKRKKQHPKQKKAEKVKKEKIVKEVEKKVAVIREKKKEEKKKEEKIAEQKPKVVLKIGDRVRMIDGKSVGTIDSIEKEKAVVNYGIFTTNVSLEQLEFVQRKK, via the coding sequence ATGATTCGTATTTCAGATAAAACATTAAAAGATCTTGAATTTGATATAATTCTTTCTCAGATAACAGAATTATGTACTACTGACTATGGAAAACAAAAAGTAGCACAAATCACTCCGTTACCTGATAAGGAGAGTTTACATATTTCTTTACAGCAAGTAGCTGAGTATAAATCTTCCAGTCTGCAAGATGCCAGAATACCGAATCATGGGTTTGATGCTATCAATAAAGAAATACAGCTTCTCAAAATAGAAAATACCTTTCTGGAGGCTTCTAATCTCAAAAAAATAGTTTCCATTAGTATTACTGCGAATGAATTACTTTATTTTTTTAGAAAATACAAGGAACTCTACCCTATTCTGCATCGGACATCTTCTGCACTTCCTTTTACAAAGGAAATTATCGTATTAATAGAAGCAATTATTGATAAGTTTGGAGAAATCAAAGATAATGCCTCTGCTACTCTACAAGGACTTCGCAGAGAAATTAACAGTGTACAAGGGAAACTCAACGGCAGCTTTGGAAAAGATCTGGCTCGTTATAACAGTTTTGGTTATTTAGATGATATTAAAGAGAGTGTAGTTGATAATCGCAGAGTATTAGCCGTAAAAGCTATGCATAGGCGAAAGGTCAAAGGAGCTATCATGGGAAATTCCAAAACTGGTAGCATTGTATATATCGAACCTGAAGCTACGTTACAATATAGTCGGGAATTAGCAAACCTCAAATATGAAGAGCGTGAAGAGGTTGTTAAGATTCTTAAAGAGCTAACCAATAAGTTACGACCGTTTACCGACTTACTTCAGGAGTATCAAGAATACCTTAGCAATGTTGATCTAATCGCTGCAAAAACAAAATATGCATATCTGATTAATGGAGTACTTCCCAAAATAACCGAAGCCAAGGAGGTTACTCTGAAAGATGCTTACCACCCACTTCTATACCTAACGAATAAAGAAAAAGGTGAAAAAACGTATCCTCAAAGCATTTCTTTGGATCCTACGAATAGAATTATTGTCATCTCAGGACCAAATGCCGGAGGAAAAAGTATTACACTAAAAACAGTGGGACTCTTACAGCTTATGTTACAAAGTGGAATATTGATTCCTGTCCATGAATATAGCCGTATGTGTATTTTTGATCGGATATTAACGGATATTGGAGATAATCAATCTATAGAAAATCATCTTAGTACATACAGTTACCGATTAAAAAACATGAATTACTTTCTAAGAAAGTGTAACGACAGTACCTTATTCCTTATCGATGAATTTGGTACCGGAAGTGATCCGGAATTAGGAGGAGCGTTAGCAGAAGCTTTCTTAGAATATTTCTATGATAAAGAGTCTTATGGAATTATCACTACACATTATGCGAACCTGAAAATGTTGGCTAATGAATTACCGCATATGACCAATGCTAATATGCTTTTTAATGCCAAAACATTAGAGCCTCTTTTTAAATTACACCTAGGAGAAGCCGGAAGTTCTTTTACGTTTGAGGTAGCACAAAAAAATGGAATACCATACAATTTGATTAATAAGGCTAAAAAGAAGGTTCAGCGTGGAAAAATTCGTTTTGATAAGAGTATTGCTGATTTACAAAAAGAACGCTCCAAACTACAAAAAACTACAGATAACCTAAAGAAAAAAGAGCTAGAAGCAATTACTGAAAAAGAACAGTTAGAAAAAACCAATCAACGTATACAGGAGAAATTGGAAAGCTATCAAGAATTATATGACAGTAACCAGCGGATGATCTATCTGGGACAAAAAATAAATGACCTGGGAGAGACTTATTTTAATAATAAAAAGAAAAAAGAGCTCTTTGCTGAATTTTTTAAAATTATACAAGTAGAAAACTCTAAAAGAAAGAAGCAACATCCCAAACAAAAAAAAGCTGAAAAGGTCAAAAAAGAAAAAATTGTCAAAGAAGTTGAAAAGAAAGTAGCCGTTATTCGGGAAAAGAAAAAGGAAGAAAAGAAGAAAGAAGAAAAAATTGCGGAACAAAAACCAAAAGTAGTACTTAAAATTGGTGACCGGGTTCGAATGATAGATGGAAAATCTGTAGGAACCATCGATAGTATTGAAAAAGAAAAAGCAGTGGTGAACTATGGTATATTTACAACGAATGTTTCTCTGGAACAACTCGAATTTGTGCAACGAAAAAAATAA